CCGAAATAAAAAACGCAGCATCGGGATGGACATTAGCGACCCACTACTTTCTGTCCGGCGGTAAGACCTTTGACAATCTCCACATCCGTTGACGTCTGTTGACCGATTTCTACATCGACTTCCTTCTTGTTCCCTTGATTGTCAATCACCTGCACATAATTTCTGCCGGAATAGGAACGAAGCGCTGCTAGCGGAATCGTTGTGGCGTTTTCCTTGCGCTGCGTAATGATGCTCACGCTAAGCGGTGTTCCACGGTTTAAACCTTTGGGAAACTCATCCAGCTGTACAACTAAATATTTGTCAATCGAATCTTGCCCGCCGCCCTGTCCATCGCCGGGAAAGCCGCCACCATTGTTATTGCCTGCTTGCGGAAGGGGAAGCTGTTTTACTTTGCCTTTGTGCGTACCAGCAGAATTAATATCTACCTGTACTTCCATGCCAATAGCCACTTTCTTCGCATCGTCCGCGCTGATGCTTGCCGCAACGGTAAGCTCATTCAAATCAGCCAAAGTGGCAACCGACTCTCCAGACTTTACCGTATCTCCTTTTTTGGAAACAACCGTCACGATTGTTCCGCTGAAAGGCGCAACCAGCTTCGCTTTGCTCACTTGGGTTTCAAGCTTCGTCAATTCCTCACGCTTCAATTCAAAATCAATCTTGGCCTGTTCAACTTGCTCCGGTGTCATCTCATCAGCCTTGCGCATCGTTTCAATCATAGTCAGCTCATCTTTGCGCGTTTGCAGCTTTTTGCGCTTCAAATCGCTTTCCATGTCAGAAACATCAAGCTCTGCAATAGGCTGACCTTGTTCCACGGCATCCCCATTCTTCACAAGAATGGCGCTAATTCGCTTGCCGGTCATATCTTCAGAGAAAAACAGCTTCTCCTCCTGCAAAGCCATTAAACGTCCGCTTCCTCTAACTTTCGTCTCCAGTGTTTCTGTTTTCACCGCATATTCCGGCTTCTTCGACAGCTTTGGTGGATTAATCGATGGGATCGCTTCCTCCTCTTGCTCTTTGGGCAAAAGCGAACAGCCCGAAGCCAAGATCAGGGTTGAACTTAATAAAATTGCTGCAATGGGCTTCATCGTCCAGTTAGGAGATGAATTTCCCGTCCACCATTTCGTAAACATGATCGGCAACCTCCAAAATTGTAGGGTCATGAGTGGTCATACAAATCGTAATCTGTTCCGTCGCAATGATGCTGCGAAATACGGACATTATCTGCGCCCCCATCTGGGAATCCAGTTCAGCAGTAGGCTCATCCGCCAATATAAGCGATGGCCGGTGGGCGATAGCTTTGGCTATTGCCACACGCTGCTGTTCACCGCCCGAAAGTTCAAAAGGCCGATGATGCATGCGTTTGCCCAGTCCAACCAGTTCCAAACAATGCGCCACACGCTCTTTCCACTCCGAACGCGGAATACCAGCCATCCGCAACGCCAGTTCCACATTCTCCCAAGCAGACAACAAGGGCATAAGGGCAAAGGATTGAAAAATAAATCCGATTTCTTTGCGTCGAACCAGCGTCCGCTCATCATCTGAACCGAGATGGAAAGCATGCTCCTGAAACCAAATCTCCCCTTCGTTCGGTTGATCAAGCCCGCCAATTAAATTGAGCAGCGTCGTTTTACCCGAGCCGGAGCGACCTT
Above is a genomic segment from Paenibacillus sp. HWE-109 containing:
- a CDS encoding efflux RND transporter periplasmic adaptor subunit — protein: MFTKWWTGNSSPNWTMKPIAAILLSSTLILASGCSLLPKEQEEEAIPSINPPKLSKKPEYAVKTETLETKVRGSGRLMALQEEKLFFSEDMTGKRISAILVKNGDAVEQGQPIAELDVSDMESDLKRKKLQTRKDELTMIETMRKADEMTPEQVEQAKIDFELKREELTKLETQVSKAKLVAPFSGTIVTVVSKKGDTVKSGESVATLADLNELTVAASISADDAKKVAIGMEVQVDINSAGTHKGKVKQLPLPQAGNNNGGGFPGDGQGGGQDSIDKYLVVQLDEFPKGLNRGTPLSVSIITQRKENATTIPLAALRSYSGRNYVQVIDNQGNKKEVDVEIGQQTSTDVEIVKGLTAGQKVVGR
- a CDS encoding ABC transporter ATP-binding protein produces the protein MVLEEEKAFDNHATPLRQLKSPLLTVHGVQRSFHVGGQKLEVLKGIEMELIPLQLVMLKGRSGSGKTTLLNLIGGLDQPNEGEIWFQEHAFHLGSDDERTLVRRKEIGFIFQSFALMPLLSAWENVELALRMAGIPRSEWKERVAHCLELVGLGKRMHHRPFELSGGEQQRVAIAKAIAHRPSLILADEPTAELDSQMGAQIMSVFRSIIATEQITICMTTHDPTILEVADHVYEMVDGKFIS